A window of Candidatus Equadaptatus faecalis genomic DNA:
AAGAACGCCCTAAACGCGGACGGCTGTATGTATGTATGTATGTATGTATGTATGTATGTATGTGTGTATGTATGTATGTATGTATGAAATCAGGTCAGACATACTCATGTTTTTACACATTTTCGCATACGTTATACACATTGTACACATATTTTCCCCTCCTTCCGAAACTAAAGTTTATTTTTTAGTGCCTGTTACAGTGCTTCCGCCGGCTGTGCCGTGCGAAGCGCCGCAGGTTCAGCAACGGGTGCGCAGCATGCGTTTTCTTTTTCCCTGACCGCATCCGGTCTTACCGAAATGAGCGCCGATATCTGCCCGCTCTGCATTTTCAGTTCGCCTATGTCCGTCGGGGCAGGGATTGCGTCCCCGTCTTTTTCCGAGTACCAAAGCCAGCCGGCAAGCGCGTCTTTTGCCTGAGCTAAAGCGCCCTCAAGCGTTTCTGCCTGTGTCAGGCAGCAGGGAAGGTCAGGGAACAGAACACAGTAAGCGTTGTCTTCTCTGGATATCAGCACAGGATAGGTTATAAGGTCTTGCGCTTCTTTCCAATTTCTTTCAGCTTTCACCGGTTATCCCTCCCTGTCTAAGCCCGCCTGTTTTAATATCGCTTTGACGATAGGGCGTTTCAGGTCTTTTTGCGGGTGCGGAACTGTTATTTTGCCGCTTTTCTTTTCGTGCTTGAAGTAGCAGTGGTCTCCGCGGGAACCGATGTAAAACCATCCGTCAGCTTCCAGAAGCTTTATGATTTCCCTGCTGGATGCCACACTGCCGCACCTGCCTTTTCGCTTAACATCGCAAACAACCGGCAGAATATACTCCGCCGCACGGTATGATGTTAGGACGCTTTCGCTTAAATGTCAAGCACTTTTTACTGCGAAGGCTGCAAAGTTTATTTTTGTATGCAGTTACAGATTTTCTGCCGGCTGCGCCGCGCGAAATGCCGCAGGTTCAGCAACCGGTGTGCAGTTTTCGTAAAGATATTCCGGCGCAATGTCCAAATCATCGTTCCAAACAACAGTACCGTCTTCCGCACGTGCGCTGAGAAAGACCGGCAGACTGTTGAGAGGCTCAAAGATTTCTTCTTTAAGAAGCGAAGTTGCGTCATAAAGCCCTTTTTTGCCGTCTTCAAAAGTCAAGAGCAACGTGTAATCTTTTTGCGGTGTAACGTCAACTACAGACCAAACCGGATTTGGCATAAAATTCACCTCGTTTTGCCGTTCAGCGCAGCGGGTCAATCTTGTACAGCTGTTTCTGATCCATTGCAAGCTCCCAGTTTGCGGCAAGCTCGTCTCTGTGGAGTTCTGTCCACGCAACAATCAGCCGCGTCTGACGCACAGGCATTTCACCTTCAACAAGCTCTCCGTCAAGGTTGAATACCGCGCGATAGTTCTGATAGGAGGCATGGAAATGAGGCGGATTGTGTTCGCCTTTGCAAAACATTCTGATAATTATTCCAAAGAACATTGATATTGTCGGCATAAAATTCACCTCGCATTATCTTGCTGTCTGTACAAAACCCCTACGGCACATACTCTGCCGTTTTAGGATATTTTACAGCGGTATTGCCCGTTACGCAAGTTTTTTACGGGATATTTTTTGCCCGCTTCGCTCGTTTGGCGCTTCGCGCCGCTAGCGATATAAGCTTTAAGCTATAAGCGTTAAGCTTTAGAACCTTTAAGGCTTTTTGCTTGCAGCTTCAAGCTTACTGCTTACTTCTTCCGTGTACTGTTTCGCAAATCTGCGCAGCGCACCGTTCATTGTTTCGTTGTTCAGCCTCGTAGCGCAGATAAATTCCGCATGAAGCAGGGGATTGAGTTTCGTTGCTACTTTCTTTGTCTGTTTCTGTTCGTTCATTGTTTTTTCTCCTTTCTGTGTGTGTTAAGAAAACCAATTACGATAAAGTGCAATTACCATAAGAAACAATTACCAAAAGTACCAATTACAAAGAGAACCAATTACCATAAAAAACAATTCCAATCTTGTCTTCCTGCGGAAGCCGACAGGCTTAGCGCAGGATCCAGTGTCTTTGGTTTTTCTTTTCAATAACGGGCAAAGCCCGTAAAGCCGCTGGATGCTGCACTTCCGCTTCGCTCCATGCAGCAAGACAAAGATTTTTTGGTTCTTCGTTCTTCGTTCTTCGTTCTGTGTTCTTCGTTCTTCGTTGCTTTTATACTCTCGCTAACGCTCCGTAT
This region includes:
- a CDS encoding type II toxin-antitoxin system HicB family antitoxin, whose translation is MKAERNWKEAQDLITYPVLISREDNAYCVLFPDLPCCLTQAETLEGALAQAKDALAGWLWYSEKDGDAIPAPTDIGELKMQSGQISALISVRPDAVREKENACCAPVAEPAALRTAQPAEAL
- a CDS encoding type II toxin-antitoxin system HicA family toxin, with amino-acid sequence MASSREIIKLLEADGWFYIGSRGDHCYFKHEKKSGKITVPHPQKDLKRPIVKAILKQAGLDREG
- a CDS encoding DUF2442 domain-containing protein; this translates as MPNPVWSVVDVTPQKDYTLLLTFEDGKKGLYDATSLLKEEIFEPLNSLPVFLSARAEDGTVVWNDDLDIAPEYLYENCTPVAEPAAFRAAQPAENL
- a CDS encoding DUF4160 domain-containing protein yields the protein MPTISMFFGIIIRMFCKGEHNPPHFHASYQNYRAVFNLDGELVEGEMPVRQTRLIVAWTELHRDELAANWELAMDQKQLYKIDPLR